In the Budorcas taxicolor isolate Tak-1 chromosome 1, Takin1.1, whole genome shotgun sequence genome, ctACCCGCCGCTCAGGGAGGGGCCCAACTAGGACTTTGAAACAAACTGAAATGTCACCAGGAGGCTGCACAGCTGACGTGCCCCTAATTATCAAACCAATGAAGAGGTTCTGTCCATCAAAGCAACGTCTGCCTTTCGTCTGATCTGTGTAAACGCCCCCTACTCGCAccccccaccaccgccccccaaGGCCGGGGACTAGAGAGCTGGGCCTCTACAGAGCAGGGTCTAAAACTCGCCCTCCCTGCCACGGGGTGTCAGGGCGCAGAGCGACAAGGACACGAGAGGGAGAAGCAGAGGCCCCAGCAGCAGAGGGGAAGTGGCCCACGCGACCCCCGAAGGGGCTGCAGCAGGTGGGTCGGGCTGGCGCTAGACCCTCCGTGCCATTCTTTCCGGAAGGGAGAAGCCGATGGCGTTGTTGCCCTCGTCTTCGGACCGGAGGTCTGCCGCGCGCGTGATACGACCGAGGGTGCTTCGCCGCCCGCACCGTGAGGCAGGGACCCCGGGGGCGTGGCCTAGGCGAGGCCCCGCCTCAGGCTCCTCCCCCTAGGAGCGCGAGCCAGTCCTGAGCGGCGCCATCCCTTTCCCGGGTCATCGCCCCGCCCCTCTTCCGGCCCGCGAGCCCCCCGCGCGTCGCTTCTGGGCCGCGTTCGCTAGCTCTCGCGCGCTAGCCAGCCCGCCCTCTCCGCGCGCGCTTGGCAGCCCGACGACGCGGGAGCCTCACAAGCCTGACGAGGCTTGCTGCGCTCATTACCACCGAGCGCCGGTCCGCTAAGGCGGTACGTTCGGTTCCCGGCCCGGGGACTGTCGGGGTCGCCGAATCTGTGGCCCCAGAGTGGAGGCGGCGGCGGTGAGGGGACTGGGCCAGGAGGAGGCGGACATGGCGGGGCTGAGGGCAGCGGCAGGAGGGTGGTCCGGGCGCCCTGGAGGCCACGTCGAAGGCTCGCGGGCGGGCAGTGCGTGGGGGGACCGCGAGGAGTGCGGGGTCGAACAGGCTTGCATCGGCTCCGGCCCGGCGCGAAGGAAGGTTTGGGGACTGAAGGGGGCGGTCCTCGAGGGTTTCCGCGAGACCCTCAGGGGCATCGCGACGGCGGAGACGCCGCCTAGAGGCTCCTGCCACGTTTCCACAGCGCGTTACCTTCCGCTCGGGGTGGGCGACAGCCTTCCTCGCGCGGCCGTGGGTTTTCTGGAGCCGGAGACCCGGCTTGCTGTCTCGGGGATGGAGGGAGGTCGCGCCTGAGGGCAGTCGAGTTCTCGAACCCGGGCCTCCGAAGTCTGGAACCTGCTCGGGGGCGGCGGACCCTGCGCGACTGTTCGCGGGGGAGGAAGGGAACGGGGCTCTGGGCCCTGCCCCCTTAACTCGGGAAAAACCGCGATTGCAGAAGTTGGACGCGCTCGCGGGCGGTTCTTCCAGGAGTGGGTGGATACGTGGGGTGCCCCCTCACCTAGCGCTCCTCAAGAGCCCCGTGCCAGTGCCGGGCCGCGGGTTGCCGGGCTTGATAAGCCCACCTCCCAGCGCCGCGGGAATCCTGCCTCTCGGGGTCCGGAGCCCGCTTTGTGGCGCCGCGGGGCTCGTCCGGGGCTCCTCACCCACCCCCCGCCGCTGGGATTCCCTCAACCTTGGGAAAGTCTGTCCGGAAAAATACTTGTTTCCAGAAACGGGCGCCACTCGCCTCTCGTTACAAGGGAGGAAAAAGTACAAAGTTATAAACTcctggcaggcagggctgggtttTCCTTGGGGTTCTCGGCCCGCCGCCGGAGCCGAGGAGACTGTGGAACAAAGTAGAACTTGAGGAGCAGCCGCGGTGACTACGTCCCCGGATGACGTCACCGTGCGAGATTTAAAATGGGAGCTTTTCGCCCCGAGTGTGGGTGGAGGGTTTGCGGCCCCTTACTCGAGACAACTTCCCTAGCGTACCTCGGGTCTTCTGGGCCCTGCTGCGTTCTGCTTCCTGACTTTATAACTCTCCCCTCTGGGGGGTACCCTTTGGATCCTCCTGGAATACTGACCTGTGAGGGTGGGTTAAATTGTCAGCAATTCAGGCACTATtccttcaaaagtgaaaaaaaaaaaaaaaaatccatatgacTCATCTTGTGTTACAACCCAAAGCCACCACTAAGtggttctttccttcctttcttccttttattttccgATGTGAAACAGAGGGCCGagcgggcggggggaggggggaggggagcgggACAGGAAAACAAAACCCCACACTCAGATATGTAGAGCAGAGTTGGCAAattgaatgaagaaaatgagttAGTTGAGGATGGAGTGTATTTCTTTAGCGTGATTCcttattttttttggtggggtggAGGCTGATGTAGTTGCATCAGCAAGTTTCATCCCAAAGCATATATTAAATTTCAGTGGGTTTTCTTTTCTATCATAACGTGGTGGAGTATAAATATAGCTTTATACGTGGAAATGGCTGACGTTTTTTTTCAACAGGAGGCTGCACAGCAGTTGGAGAGGGCTGGGGTTATGTGCTGCTGGCCATAGAAGAAACTCATTCTAGGGTTCCAGGAGGGAGGTTTGCGTGTCTTCCCATCTAGGATCAGGGTAGCTATGGCTGCCAGCATACTTCTCAAATACCATACAGAGTTTATTTCACACTGACATCCCTTGTTTGAATTTGCACAAGGAGGAAAGGAATCATGAAGACAGACTTTAAGAGGAAGTTtggtaaaagaaaaaggaagctaaCAGAATcagctttactttttaaatctgAAAGAACTATAGGTAGGTTAGTCAGTTTTTACACCAAACATAGCAGGGGCTGTATGTCTTTAATAATTGGTTCTGAAAAGGTGGTGTTTCTTAGTAAATGCAGCATCTGATAACTCCAAGTTACAGCAGCCAAATGAATGAGCTCATTGGGTAAAGACAGAATATACATTGAAACAATCCCAGTACAAGATATCCAGTACAAGGTTTTTGCTTTTATGGATTAATCAATGATAAATCAGATCTGACATTTATAAAGAATCCTTCTTGAGGCAGTTCCAAAATGCAGCTGAATCTCTAATTATTCCTTTTAGTTTGATTTTCCATGAATGACCCCAGATTTCCACTTTCTTAAATATGCTTTGATAGAGCTGGGTTTTTTGGTCATATTTACCTAAAGGTAAATATGTCTCTGGTCCTGAAAGAATGCTTATAGAAGCTCGATGGTGGATCTTTTTCTTCGTGTATGACAGGTTTGTTGAAATATAGTTCACACACTGTATAATCCGCACATTTAATATGTACAGTTCATTGGTATTAGTATATTCACTaagttgtacagccatcaccacagtcaattttgggacattttcatcatttcaaaaGGCAATCTTAAACTCACTGACATCACTCCTTCCCCATTCTCCTACCCCTAGGCCACTAACCTATTTCCTGTTTATatagatttgcttattctggacatttcatataattaGTGTTATACAGTATTTGGTCTTTTGGCAtctttcccttagcataatgtaTTCAAGGTTCATACATGTTATAGCACCTATCAGTTTGTCATTTCTGTTGCCTAATAAtattccacattttatttatgcatatatCAGTTGCTccacatttagtttgtttctgctttttggttattatgaataatgttgctgtggACATTTGTggacaagtttttgtgtgaacatatggcTTCATTTTCCTGGGGTATAGagctaggagtagaattgctgggtcatatggtagccaTATATATATGACCTTTTTAGGAACTGCTAAACTGTTTTCTGTATTGGCTCTACAATACTGGATTTTAAAGTGgagttttttttatgtttaaagtacaagttatttcttagaattttaaaGTTGAGTTATTGTACTTAAATATTTATGCatgtaataaaagctatatagtGGTATCATTGTAGTGCTTCTCTTtgagtaatatctctgatttttattttagctgACAGGAACAACTTGGTGTGCTCTCTTTAGTGAATTCCATACAAAGGTGATAAAATTCTTAAGCAGTATTTAATAATAAGGTCTTTATGGCATAAATTAGTGACTGTTCCTGCTCCAGATATCAGCCAATGAAACACGAGATAAAATtgggaggaggaaagggggctCTAAAGGAGGTATGTTTCACAGAGCTTTATCTTCAAATTTTgatgtttcagttttttgagaaaaaCTATTTTATCTTTGCAGGAGAAAATGAAGAACGAAATCGCTGCTGTAGTCTTCTTTTTCACAAGACTAGTTCGAAAACAtgataaattgaaaaaagaagcAGTTGAGAGGTTTGCTGAGAAATTGACCCTGATActtcaagaaaaatataaaaatcactggTATCCAGAAAAACCATCAAAAGGACAAGCCTACAGGTAGGCTTGGACATTAGAATTGAACTGGACATTTGAATTGAACTGAGTGAAGAGGATGATCATCAGCTCCTCAAATAAGTGCCAGGCCAGAGGAGTGATGGTGTCCTGTCCATGTCTTTCACAGTTTAGCTGCATCATACCCAGCTCAGGGGTGGCTCATGTATTTTTTCCttgttcactttaaaatacaAGCATTTGTTGTTGGGACTTCTACTGCCAGGACTTGAGAGGCCAATCTGTAGACTCCTGGGAATTAGTCTTGTGGTCATAGTGTGACTCCTGAGTGTTTTCCTTTGTGTGTCACAGGTAGTTGAGGATTTTCACAATTGTAGAGGACCCCTAAAACTATCACTTAGAAAAGGGCATGAAAAGAGTTGAGAGAAATGAGTTCCTTGTATGTAAAAGTAAATTACATGCGACATATTAAAAGTTTTCTGGCAAATGAGAAATAAGATTATTAGACACCTGATATGTTCTtgacactggagaaggaaatggcaacccactcccgtactcttgcctggagaatcccatggacagagaagcctggtaggctacagtccatggggtcgcaaagagtaggatacaactgagcgacttcactcactcatgttCTTGACACAGGAATGATTTCATTTGTACTGTGCATAATTCGTTGTAGTAGAAGCCAGTGtaaccattttatagatgaaggtAACTTACCTATGATTCACAAATGGTAAATACTAGCTCTGGAATTCAAATTCAGGTCTAACTCACTCTGAATTCTTAGGAGCTTTCTGTTACACCACAGTCTGACCACTGCCTTGTCTCTGAGAGTGAAGGCAATTCTCACTCCCAGCTGTCTTTTGTACTCCAGTTTATAAGTTCCATATACAGTTTAAAGAAGAGCAGACTCCTGTAAAACATGTCCTGGCATGTTCTGTCTTTAGTATTTATGTGAGTATTTGGGAACCTAAGTTGAGAATGTTCTACTAAACTCAGCTGTCAAACTGTgtcccatttgtggatgtgactgaaaaaataaaagtggaacAGTTGTGACTGTCATGAAtacaaattcttttatttttgcctATTGCTGCCCCTAAAGATTCCTCCACAAATCAGCGCTTGACagtaaaaagaattttctttcagTCACTGAGCTCTTGTCAAGTGTATGACTATTCACAGAGTGTGCAAAGGAGGTGAAAATATGACTTGTTTAGTTCTCATTTGTGAAAAGCAAGGTAAGCATGTGATCTGTTGAAAAGAATCAAGTAATTGAtatatttctctctcatttttatcCAAAGAGGTTTCCTAGTATACTGGAAGATATGGTGAGTGAAAGTAGAAATGTGGATGTAATTCAAGTTATTGTTTTTTATCCTCTCACTtgattctcttaattttttcctGCACATCTTCATTTCTGATAAAGTGAACAGCTTTTGTGAATTAGAGCTCATGAGGCTTTTTACACTGATGCAGTTGACATTGGACTAAGGCTTTTGGTAGTGCCAAGCCACTGTACTGTTACTGAAAAAGGAGACACTGTCAAGTAAATGCTTAAAGATCAGTGTACAATTTCATTTCCATTAATTTCAAAAACTTGAGGAAAAAAGTTAGCCAAACAGGATTAAATTGGCATGTAATCAGAACTATCATTATTGAGTCATTTTGAAGCCATCTTTGAAGTAGAAAACTATTAGAGTTAATAGTGGgttgtttcttttataaaaatgagtAGACTATAGAATTAACCTAAGTTATTAGACTCTTCATAGAGTAGGTTGGAggtgttctttttcttctaaagTTTTTATAAATTAGTATGTTTTTCTGCAA is a window encoding:
- the LOC128052179 gene encoding basic salivary proline-rich protein 2-like, translating into MSVSIPGGSKGYPPEGRVIKSGSRTQQGPEDPRYAREVVSISSAPAAGREPQGKPSPACQEFITLYFFLPCNERRVAPVSGNKYFSGQTFPRLRESQRRGVGEEPRTSPAAPQSGLRTPRGRIPAALGGGLIKPGNPRPGTGTGLLRSARGQGPEPRSLPPPRTVAQGPPPPSRFQTSEARVRELDCPQARPPSIPETASRVSGSRKPTAARGRLSPTPSGR